The proteins below are encoded in one region of Paenibacillus albus:
- the ilvD gene encoding dihydroxy-acid dehydratase: MAANKMRSDMIKKGFDRAPHRSLLRAAGVKEEDFGKPFIAVCNSYIDIIPGHVHLQEFGKLVKEAIREAGGVPFEFNTIGVDDGIAMGHIGMRYSLASREIIADSVETVVNAHWFDGMVCIPNCDKITPGMIMGALRVNIPTMLVSGGPMKAGKTSDGRPISLSSVFEGVGAYQAGKIDEASLTELEQYGCPTCGSCSGMFTANSMNCLAEGLGLALPGNGTILAVSPERKEFVKQAARQLMELIKMDLKPRDIVKKESIDNAFALDMAMGGSTNTVLHTLAIAHEAGIDYPIERINEVAARVPHLAKIAPASDYHIEDVHNAGGVSAILNELFKKEGALNGDMLTVTGKTLRENVAGHDIKDTDVLHTLDNPHSERGGLSVLFGNLAPRGAIIKVGAVDKSVGGYHKGPAICFDSQDEALHGIANGKVKEGHVVVIRYEGPKGGPGMPEMLAPTSQIVGMGLGAKVGLVTDGRFSGASRGISIGHVSPEAAEGGPIAFVQDGDLVELDLINNEMNLLISDEEFEARRANWKGFEPKITKGYLARYSHLVTNASTGGVLRFN, encoded by the coding sequence ATGGCGGCTAACAAGATGCGTTCAGACATGATTAAAAAAGGATTTGACCGCGCTCCGCACCGCAGCTTGCTGCGTGCTGCCGGAGTTAAGGAAGAGGACTTCGGCAAACCGTTTATCGCGGTTTGTAACTCGTACATCGATATCATTCCTGGCCACGTACACTTGCAGGAATTCGGCAAGCTCGTGAAAGAAGCAATCCGTGAAGCAGGCGGCGTACCTTTCGAATTCAACACAATCGGTGTTGACGATGGTATCGCTATGGGTCATATCGGCATGCGTTACTCGCTTGCCAGCCGTGAAATTATCGCTGACTCCGTAGAAACAGTCGTTAACGCGCACTGGTTCGACGGCATGGTCTGCATTCCGAACTGCGACAAGATTACTCCGGGGATGATTATGGGCGCGCTTCGCGTCAACATTCCGACGATGCTTGTCAGCGGCGGACCGATGAAAGCTGGTAAAACATCCGACGGCCGTCCTATTTCGTTGTCCAGCGTATTTGAAGGCGTTGGCGCATACCAAGCAGGCAAGATCGATGAAGCAAGCTTGACAGAGCTTGAGCAATACGGCTGCCCAACTTGCGGCTCCTGTTCCGGTATGTTCACGGCTAACTCCATGAACTGCCTTGCAGAAGGCCTTGGCCTAGCGCTTCCAGGTAACGGCACGATTCTTGCTGTATCGCCTGAGCGTAAAGAATTCGTTAAACAAGCTGCTCGCCAACTGATGGAGCTCATCAAAATGGATCTGAAACCGCGTGATATCGTGAAGAAAGAATCGATCGATAACGCATTCGCCCTTGATATGGCGATGGGCGGTTCCACGAATACAGTACTTCATACGCTTGCAATCGCGCATGAAGCTGGTATCGACTATCCAATCGAGCGCATCAATGAAGTGGCTGCACGCGTACCGCATCTTGCGAAGATCGCTCCAGCTTCCGACTACCACATCGAAGATGTGCACAACGCAGGCGGAGTAAGCGCAATTCTTAACGAGCTGTTCAAGAAAGAAGGCGCTCTGAACGGTGACATGCTGACAGTAACAGGCAAGACGCTTCGCGAGAACGTAGCTGGCCATGACATCAAGGATACGGATGTTCTCCACACACTTGATAACCCGCACAGCGAGCGCGGCGGTCTGTCTGTCTTGTTCGGTAACCTGGCACCACGTGGTGCAATCATTAAAGTCGGCGCCGTTGATAAATCGGTTGGCGGCTACCATAAAGGTCCTGCAATCTGCTTCGATTCGCAAGATGAGGCGCTGCACGGAATCGCTAATGGTAAAGTTAAAGAAGGTCATGTCGTTGTCATCCGCTATGAAGGGCCAAAAGGCGGACCAGGTATGCCTGAGATGCTTGCTCCTACATCGCAAATCGTCGGTATGGGTCTTGGCGCGAAGGTCGGTCTCGTAACTGACGGACGTTTCTCCGGCGCATCCCGCGGTATCAGCATCGGACACGTTTCTCCGGAAGCGGCTGAAGGCGGACCAATCGCATTCGTACAAGACGGCGATTTGGTAGAGCTTGATCTGATCAACAACGAGATGAACCTCCTGATCAGCGACGAAGAGTTTGAAGCTCGCCGCGCGAACTGGAAAGGTTTCGAGCCAAAGATCACTAAAGGATATCTCGCTCGTTACTCCCACCTCGTTACAAACGCCAGCACAGGCGGCGTATTGAGATTCAACTAA
- a CDS encoding urease subunit gamma — protein MQLTEREKEKLLVTIAADLAKRRLNRGVKLNYPESVALLTSEILEGARDGMTVAQLMEYGTNILSRDQVMSGVADMIHDVQVEATFPDGTKLVTIHHPIQG, from the coding sequence ATGCAACTAACAGAACGTGAGAAAGAAAAACTACTTGTCACTATTGCTGCTGATTTGGCAAAGCGTCGGCTTAATCGCGGCGTAAAGCTGAATTACCCAGAAAGCGTTGCACTGCTAACTTCCGAAATATTGGAAGGTGCCCGTGACGGCATGACAGTTGCTCAGCTAATGGAATATGGCACAAACATACTTAGCCGCGATCAAGTGATGAGCGGAGTTGCGGATATGATTCATGACGTGCAGGTGGAAGCGACTTTCCCGGATGGAACAAAGCTTGTAACGATCCATCATCCTATCCAAGGCTGA
- a CDS encoding urease subunit beta → MIPGQYRIVPGELELNAGRQTTKLLVANTGDRPIQVGSHFHFFEVNRALRFDREAAFGMRLDIPAGTAVRFEPGEEKPIHLVELGGSKLSYGLNAISRGAAVHGAMSEEVRARLAAWKGERP, encoded by the coding sequence TTGATTCCTGGACAATATCGGATCGTGCCGGGTGAGCTTGAGCTTAACGCAGGAAGGCAAACGACGAAGCTGCTTGTTGCGAATACAGGTGATCGGCCAATCCAAGTCGGATCGCATTTTCATTTCTTTGAAGTGAATCGAGCGCTGCGCTTTGATCGTGAAGCAGCCTTCGGGATGCGGCTCGACATTCCGGCTGGTACGGCAGTACGGTTTGAGCCAGGCGAGGAGAAGCCGATTCATCTCGTTGAGCTCGGAGGCAGCAAGCTCTCGTATGGTCTCAATGCGATATCTCGTGGGGCTGCTGTTCATGGTGCGATGTCTGAAGAAGTTCGCGCAAGGCTTGCTGCTTGGAAGGGGGAGCGGCCATGA
- the ureC gene encoding urease subunit alpha — translation MSRMDRSSYAAMFGPTTGDAIRLADTELWAEIEHDYTVYGDECKFGGGKVIRDGMGQSSGALRADGVLDTLITNAVIIDHWGIVKGDIGIRDGVIVGVGKAGNPDIMDGVTPGMVVGASTEVIAGEGKIITAGGIDTHIHYICPQQIETALSSGVTTMIGGGTGPATGTNATTCTPGAWHMYRMLEAAEAFPMNLGFTGKGNASFTGPLIEQVEAGAIGLKLHEDWGTTPAAIDICLEVADQYDIQVAIHTDTLNEAGFLEDTLAAFKGRTIHTYHTEGAGGGHAPDIIRAAGELNVLPSSTNPTRPFTVNTIEEHLDMLMVCHHLDSSIPEDVAFADSRIRPETIAAEDVLHDMGVFSMISSDSQAMGRVGEVIIRTWQTADKMKKQRGALKEETRIEADNFRIKRYIAKYTINPAITHGISHLVGSIEPGKFADLVVWSPMFFGVKPDLVLKGGMIAYAQMGDPNASIPTPQPVFGRPMFGAFGKAKYKNSITFVSQAAYASGIAKQLGLSKRIEPVRGCRTITKKDMIHNDALPKIEVDPETYEVKVDGVLATCEPVDVLPMAQLYFLF, via the coding sequence ATGAGCAGAATGGATCGAAGCAGCTACGCTGCCATGTTTGGCCCGACAACGGGTGATGCTATTCGGCTTGCTGATACCGAGCTGTGGGCGGAAATTGAGCACGACTACACCGTCTATGGGGATGAATGTAAATTCGGCGGCGGCAAAGTAATCCGAGATGGTATGGGGCAGTCGAGCGGCGCCCTTCGGGCTGACGGCGTCCTCGATACGCTCATTACGAATGCCGTCATCATTGATCACTGGGGGATAGTGAAAGGTGACATCGGCATCCGAGACGGCGTCATTGTCGGCGTCGGCAAAGCCGGGAATCCCGATATTATGGATGGCGTCACTCCGGGTATGGTTGTCGGTGCAAGCACGGAGGTTATCGCAGGCGAAGGGAAAATTATCACCGCAGGCGGCATCGACACACATATTCATTATATATGTCCCCAGCAGATTGAGACTGCGCTGTCCTCCGGAGTAACGACGATGATTGGCGGCGGTACGGGACCGGCGACGGGAACGAATGCAACCACTTGCACGCCAGGCGCTTGGCATATGTATCGGATGCTGGAGGCTGCGGAAGCTTTTCCAATGAATCTCGGTTTCACTGGTAAAGGAAACGCGTCTTTCACAGGTCCGCTCATTGAACAGGTGGAAGCGGGGGCAATCGGGTTGAAGCTGCATGAGGATTGGGGCACGACGCCGGCGGCAATCGACATCTGCCTTGAAGTTGCGGACCAGTATGACATTCAGGTAGCCATTCACACCGATACGCTGAACGAAGCGGGATTTCTTGAAGATACACTTGCAGCGTTCAAAGGCAGAACAATACATACCTACCATACGGAAGGAGCAGGTGGCGGTCATGCACCGGATATCATCCGTGCGGCAGGCGAGCTGAATGTGCTGCCGTCCTCGACGAACCCTACGCGTCCTTTTACCGTCAACACGATTGAAGAGCATCTCGACATGCTCATGGTCTGCCATCATTTGGATAGCAGCATTCCCGAGGATGTCGCTTTTGCGGATTCTCGCATTCGGCCGGAGACGATTGCAGCGGAGGATGTATTGCACGATATGGGCGTCTTCAGCATGATCAGCTCTGATTCGCAGGCGATGGGAAGAGTTGGCGAGGTGATCATCCGCACATGGCAGACCGCGGACAAAATGAAGAAACAGCGAGGTGCGCTGAAAGAGGAAACGCGCATAGAAGCTGATAATTTCCGCATTAAACGTTACATTGCCAAATATACGATAAACCCTGCGATTACGCATGGCATCTCGCATCTCGTCGGTTCGATAGAGCCGGGCAAGTTCGCTGATCTCGTCGTCTGGAGCCCGATGTTCTTCGGCGTGAAGCCGGATCTTGTGCTGAAAGGCGGCATGATCGCATACGCGCAGATGGGCGATCCGAACGCTTCGATTCCGACGCCGCAGCCGGTATTCGGTCGGCCGATGTTCGGCGCTTTCGGCAAAGCCAAGTATAAGAATTCGATCACCTTCGTTTCGCAAGCGGCTTATGCTAGCGGCATTGCTAAACAGCTTGGGCTCTCGAAACGAATCGAACCCGTTCGCGGCTGCCGAACAATAACGAAGAAAGATATGATACACAACGATGCGCTGCCTAAGATCGAAGTGGACCCGGAGACGTATGAGGTAAAAGTTGATGGTGTTCTTGCGACATGTGAGCCGGTAGATGTGCTGCCGATGGCGCAGTTATATTTTCTGTTCTAA
- a CDS encoding urease accessory protein UreF, with protein sequence MSGHQSDSLAPPLSSAGIVPWLALQQLLDSALPIGGFSHSFGLETLVQEGAVRNAADLEEYIRAMLLQSWSTADVMVIKAVYRDMPVRDLKSLWAVERHVHIQRAAVESRTGIQKMGRRLLQLLMSLYPQCDWSPLTEGVRKNDCLATHPLVFGYACWQLGINLEQAAQGYLYACIVTCVGSALRLMSMGQTEGQSIIARLTPMTAEAWRSVESLEPEDAYSNMPLAEIAMMRHEQLYSRLFMS encoded by the coding sequence ATGTCTGGACATCAATCGGATTCACTTGCACCACCTCTTTCCTCAGCAGGCATCGTTCCTTGGCTCGCGCTTCAGCAACTGCTCGACTCCGCGCTGCCGATCGGCGGATTCTCGCACTCTTTCGGGCTGGAAACGCTTGTTCAGGAAGGCGCGGTACGAAATGCCGCTGATCTCGAAGAGTACATACGAGCGATGCTGCTGCAAAGCTGGAGTACGGCGGATGTAATGGTTATCAAAGCGGTATATCGTGACATGCCCGTCCGTGATCTGAAATCGCTATGGGCAGTGGAAAGGCATGTGCATATCCAGCGGGCCGCGGTTGAATCGCGAACCGGCATTCAGAAGATGGGCAGGAGACTGCTGCAGCTATTAATGTCGCTCTATCCGCAATGCGATTGGTCGCCGCTAACCGAAGGCGTTCGCAAGAATGATTGCCTCGCGACACATCCGCTTGTTTTTGGCTATGCGTGTTGGCAGCTTGGCATCAACTTGGAGCAGGCGGCACAAGGTTATTTGTACGCATGTATCGTCACTTGCGTGGGGAGTGCTCTGAGATTAATGTCGATGGGTCAAACGGAGGGACAGTCCATTATTGCTCGTCTAACACCGATGACGGCTGAGGCATGGCGCAGCGTTGAAAGCCTGGAACCGGAAGATGCTTATTCGAATATGCCATTAGCCGAAATCGCTATGATGCGTCATGAGCAGCTGTATTCCAGGCTGTTTATGTCCTAA